In Erigeron canadensis isolate Cc75 chromosome 6, C_canadensis_v1, whole genome shotgun sequence, the following are encoded in one genomic region:
- the LOC122604080 gene encoding subtilisin-like protease SBT3.18, whose protein sequence is MMVSSYHSFLGMAFISLYLIHSAYTSDVYIVYLGNNVQDHILTSNYHVNLLSSVFSSQEDARRSIIYSYKHSFSGFSAKINSTQAATLTRIKGVMSVFKSQILMLHTTRSWDFMGLNLDPTVDQADPLQMTYGDNTVVGLFDTGVWPESKSFHEEPNMHPIPSTWRGECVQGQDFDPRTACNLKLIGARYYLKGYEQEYGPLNTNVTSEYRSPRDANGHGTHTASTAVGSTVKAASFFGFAQGTARGGAPRARLAVYKVCWEEGKCSEADTLAAFDDAIHDGVNVISASFGSPPPLLPFYDRSSDIGAFHAMQKGISVIFSAGNNGPDPSLVLNVAPWATCVGASSIDRNFPTQMLLDNSLSFTGESFNTKHIEANLVAARSHFRGGICRVDRWRNNRATGRVILCFSTQGGVQIEEAEVAAYIANATGLIFVDSPTRQYVDVDIIPTIRVDMIQGTKMNIYLSQSLINVTKVHIFPSKTVIKQSPAPVVAEFSSRGPNSLSPDILKPDITAPGIGILAAWPPAISPTSTSIDQRSVEWNFLSGTSMSCPHVSGVVALIKSVHPDWSPAAIKSALMTTAHNRDMNHDTIISSGTNEESTAFDIGAGHINPLKAMDPGLVYDMKPDDYILFLCNNGYTIDQIKRIITLTPGTTITCPKQPTTNTNLNYPSITVSSLQSTVTIKRTVKNVSGKKTAIYIASIVSPHGVVITVWPRILFFTYYNDEISYYVTLTPQKVSQGRYDYGEIVWSDGFHTVRSPLVVCVNTTTNIHESFQAI, encoded by the exons ATGATGGTCAGTTCTTACCACTCCTTTTTGGGCATGGCCTTTATTTCTCTATATCTTATTCACTCAGCATACACTTCAGAT GTTTACATTGTCTATTTAGGCAACAATGTTCAAGATCATATTCTCACTTCAAATTACCATGTTAATCTCCTTTCCAGTGTGTTTTCAAG TCAAGAAGATGCGAGGCGATCCATTATCTATAGCTACAAACATAGTTTCTCAGGCTTTTCTGCAAAAATTAACTCAACACAAGCAGCCACCTTGACCA GGATAAAAGGAGTGATGTCAGTATTCAAAAGCCAGATACTGATGTTGCACACAACTAGAAGCTGGGATTTCATGGGTCTCAACTTGGACCCAACTGTCGATCAAGCAGATCCATTGCAAATGACTTACGGAGACAACACAGTTGTTGGCTTATTTGATACTG GCGTCTGGCCAGAATCAAAGAGTTTCCATGAAGAACCTAACATGCATCCAATTCCAAGCACTTGGAGGGGAGAATGTGTCCAAGGACAAGATTTTGATCCTAGGACAGCTTGTAACCTAAAGCTTATAGGGGCTCGTTATTACCTTAAAGGATACGAACAAGAATATGGCCCACTAAATACAAATGTAACCTCAGAATATCGATCGCCACGTGACGCCAATGGCCATGGGACCCACACGGCATCCACAGCAGTGGGGTCCACAGTGAAAGCAGCGAGCTTTTTTGGATTTGCACAGGGGACTGCAAGAGGAGGTGCACCTAGAGCAAGATTAGCAGTGTATAAAGTATGTTGGGAGGAAGGGAAGTGTAGTGAAGCTGATACTTTAGCAGCATTTGATGATGCAATTCATGATGGAGTGAATGTGATATCGGCCTCTTTCGGTTCTCCACCACCACTACTTCCTTTCTACGACAGGAGTTCTGATATCGGGGCTTTCCATGCTATGCAGAAGGGTATTAGCGTCATTTTCTCAGCAGGAAATAATGGACCAGACCCGTCTCTTGTCCTAAATGTTGCACCTTGGGCTACATGTGTCGGTGCTTCATCTATTGATCGAAATTTCCCAACACAGATGTTACTTGATAATAGTCTTTCTTTCACA GGGGAAAGCTTCAATACTAAACATATAGAAGCAAACCTGGTTGCAGCTCGATCTCATTTCCGTGGAGG GATATGCAGAGTCGATAGGTGGAGAAACAATAGAGCGACAGGGAGAGTGATCCTGTGCTTCTCAACCCAAGGAGGTGTACAGATTGAAGAAGCAGAGGTAGCAGCTTATATAGCAAATGCCACAGGTTTGATCTTTGTAGACTCACCTACTCGTCAGTATGTCGATGTGGATATAATTCCTACCATTCGGGTTGACATGATTCAAGGGACTAAAATGAACATATATCTTTCTCAAAGCTT GATAAACGTCACTAAGGTTCATATATTTCCTAGTAAGACGGTAATCAAACAATCACCCGCACCTGTTGTTGCGGAGTTCTCATCAAGAGGCCCAAACTCATTATCACCTGATATACTCAAG CCGGATATAACTGCTCCAGGAATCGGCATCTTAGCAGCGTGGCCTCCCGCAATATCTCCAACTTCAACTTCAATTGATCAAAGATCCGTGGAATGGAATTTTCTGTCAGGAACATCAATGTCATGCCCTCATGTATCCGGTGTAGTTGCTCTTATAAAATCTGTTCATCCTGATTGGTCTCCAGCAGCCATTAAATCTGCTCTAATGACAACAG CACACAACAGGGACATGAATCACGATACCATAATATCCTCTGGCACAAACGAAGAATCTACTGCATTTGACATAGGAGCCGGCCATATAAACCCATTAAAAGCTATGGATCCCGGTCTAGTCTATGACATGAAACCCGACGACTACATTCTCTTCCTATGCAACAACGGCTACACCATAGATCAAATCAAAAGAATAATAACCCTCACACCGGGAACTACCATAACCTGCCCAAAACAACCAACCACCAATACAAACCTAAACTACCCATCCATCACAGTCTCGAGTCTCCAGTCCACCGTTACTATCAAACGAACTGTTAAAAACGTGAGTGGCAAGAAAACTGCCATATACATTGCTAGTATTGTTAGTCCTCATGGCGTGGTCATTACAGTTTGGCCTAGAATCTTGTTTTTCACATATTATAACGATGAAATATCGTATTACGTGACTTTAACACCGCAAAAGGTGTCACAAGGAAGATATGATTATGGTGAGATTGTTTGGTCTGATGGTTTTCATACAGTTAGAAGCCCATTAGTTGTGTGTGTTAATACTACAACCAACATTCATGAATCTTTTCAAGcaatttga
- the LOC122604082 gene encoding probable serine/threonine-protein kinase PBL16 isoform X1: protein MSLVILFFSFYFKCIMGSCWCKWKPSIYRVSSNTKSELTKDETSMARRKEEENKLPSNPEEVEDFRRSSAINPLIVFTFDELRKITGNFRQDHMLGGGGFGSVYKGFLYDDDMKERVPPVPVAVKVHDGDNSYQGHREWLAEVIFLGQLSHPNLVKLIGYCCENEHRVLIYEYMARGSVENNLFSRVLLPLPWSIRMKIAFGAAKGLAFLHDAEKPVIYRDFKTSNILLDPDYNAKLSDFGLAKDGPVGDKSHVSTRIMGTYGYAAPEYIMTGHLTPRSDVYSYGIVLLELLTGRKSLDKSRPPREQNLADWALPLLKEKKKLLDIADPRLGDYPVKGFHKAAMLAYHCLNRNPKARPLMRDIVDTLEPLQVEPGVLTERTTTLTLISDK from the exons atgtCATTAGTAAtcttgttttttagtttttattttaagtgtattatGGGTAGCTGCTGGTGTAAGTGGAAACCATCCATATACAGAGTTTCATCTAACACAAAATCAG AGTTGACCAAGGATGAAACTTCAATGGCTagaagaaaggaagaagaaaataaGCTGCCATCAAATCCTGAAGAAGTAGAAGACTTTCGTCGTAGTTCTGCTATTAATCCATTAATTGTGTTTACATTTGATGAACTAAGAAAAATCACTGGAAATTTTAGACAAGATCACATGCTAGGTGGAGGTGGATTTGGTAGTGTTTACAAAGGGTTCctttatgatgatgatatgaaagAGAGGGTTCCGCCTGTTCCAGTAGCCGTTAAAGTTCACGATGGGGATAATAGTTATCAAGGCCATAGAGAATGGCTG GCCGAGGTCATATTTTTGGGGCAGCTTTCGCATCCAAACTTAGTGAAACTGATTGGCTACTGCTGTGAAAATGAACACAGAGTTCTCATATACGAGTACATGGCACGTGGAAGTGTCGAGAACAATCTGTTTTCAA GGGTGTTACTTCCTCTTCCATGGTCAATTAGAATGAAGATTGCTTTTGGTGCAGCAAAAGGACTTGCCTTCCTCCATGATGCAGAAAAGCCTGTCATATATcgtgatttcaaaacttcaaatatattACTAGACCCG GACTATAATGCAAAACTTTCTGACTTTGGTTTGGCTAAAGACGGTCCTGTTGGTGATAAATCTCATGTTTCTACTCGCATAATGGGAACATATGGGTATGCAGCACCCGAGTATATTATGACAG GCCATCTAACTCCAAGAAGTGATGTTTATAGCTACGGTATTGTTCTTCTTGAACTTCTAACCGGAAGAAAATCATTGGACAAATCAAGACCACCCCGAGAACAGAATCTTGCAGATTGGGCTCTCCCTTTgctaaaagaaaagaagaaattgCTAGACATTGCAGATCCTCGACTAGGAGATTATCCGGTTAAGGGGTTCCACAAGGCGGCTATGTTAGCTTACCATTGCTTAAATCGTAACCCCAAAGCCAGACCACTTATGCGTGATATTGTAGATACTTTGGAGCCACTGCAGGTTGAACCCGGGGTTTTGACAGAGAGAACCACAACTTTAACTCTGATTTCGGATAAGTAA
- the LOC122604082 gene encoding probable serine/threonine-protein kinase PBL16 isoform X2, producing the protein MARRKEEENKLPSNPEEVEDFRRSSAINPLIVFTFDELRKITGNFRQDHMLGGGGFGSVYKGFLYDDDMKERVPPVPVAVKVHDGDNSYQGHREWLAEVIFLGQLSHPNLVKLIGYCCENEHRVLIYEYMARGSVENNLFSRVLLPLPWSIRMKIAFGAAKGLAFLHDAEKPVIYRDFKTSNILLDPDYNAKLSDFGLAKDGPVGDKSHVSTRIMGTYGYAAPEYIMTGHLTPRSDVYSYGIVLLELLTGRKSLDKSRPPREQNLADWALPLLKEKKKLLDIADPRLGDYPVKGFHKAAMLAYHCLNRNPKARPLMRDIVDTLEPLQVEPGVLTERTTTLTLISDK; encoded by the exons ATGGCTagaagaaaggaagaagaaaataaGCTGCCATCAAATCCTGAAGAAGTAGAAGACTTTCGTCGTAGTTCTGCTATTAATCCATTAATTGTGTTTACATTTGATGAACTAAGAAAAATCACTGGAAATTTTAGACAAGATCACATGCTAGGTGGAGGTGGATTTGGTAGTGTTTACAAAGGGTTCctttatgatgatgatatgaaagAGAGGGTTCCGCCTGTTCCAGTAGCCGTTAAAGTTCACGATGGGGATAATAGTTATCAAGGCCATAGAGAATGGCTG GCCGAGGTCATATTTTTGGGGCAGCTTTCGCATCCAAACTTAGTGAAACTGATTGGCTACTGCTGTGAAAATGAACACAGAGTTCTCATATACGAGTACATGGCACGTGGAAGTGTCGAGAACAATCTGTTTTCAA GGGTGTTACTTCCTCTTCCATGGTCAATTAGAATGAAGATTGCTTTTGGTGCAGCAAAAGGACTTGCCTTCCTCCATGATGCAGAAAAGCCTGTCATATATcgtgatttcaaaacttcaaatatattACTAGACCCG GACTATAATGCAAAACTTTCTGACTTTGGTTTGGCTAAAGACGGTCCTGTTGGTGATAAATCTCATGTTTCTACTCGCATAATGGGAACATATGGGTATGCAGCACCCGAGTATATTATGACAG GCCATCTAACTCCAAGAAGTGATGTTTATAGCTACGGTATTGTTCTTCTTGAACTTCTAACCGGAAGAAAATCATTGGACAAATCAAGACCACCCCGAGAACAGAATCTTGCAGATTGGGCTCTCCCTTTgctaaaagaaaagaagaaattgCTAGACATTGCAGATCCTCGACTAGGAGATTATCCGGTTAAGGGGTTCCACAAGGCGGCTATGTTAGCTTACCATTGCTTAAATCGTAACCCCAAAGCCAGACCACTTATGCGTGATATTGTAGATACTTTGGAGCCACTGCAGGTTGAACCCGGGGTTTTGACAGAGAGAACCACAACTTTAACTCTGATTTCGGATAAGTAA